In the genome of Desertifilum tharense IPPAS B-1220, one region contains:
- a CDS encoding MarR family winged helix-turn-helix transcriptional regulator, which produces MASLSSQTNALVEYQAVLAPQGVSYRIKLLSQLVTRHLQDKLDPFGLTPFHWLVLCCLWQEDGLPTSSIGDKLQQVGGTLTGVLDRMEERGLVFRQRDPRDRRVWRIWLTEAGRTLQHELPPIVWEIRELTFQGFSPEEREQASELIDRMIANLS; this is translated from the coding sequence ATGGCTTCTTTATCCTCTCAAACCAATGCTCTGGTTGAATATCAGGCAGTTCTTGCTCCTCAAGGAGTCAGCTATCGGATCAAGTTACTCTCGCAATTGGTGACGCGTCATTTGCAAGATAAGCTCGATCCGTTTGGTTTAACGCCGTTTCATTGGTTGGTGTTGTGTTGTTTGTGGCAAGAGGATGGATTACCCACCTCTAGTATTGGCGATAAGTTACAACAGGTGGGGGGAACCCTCACGGGGGTTCTCGATCGCATGGAGGAACGCGGGTTAGTGTTTCGCCAGCGAGATCCGCGCGATCGCCGAGTGTGGCGCATTTGGCTGACGGAGGCAGGCCGCACCCTTCAGCATGAGTTACCGCCCATTGTCTGGGAAATTCGCGAACTGACCTTTCAGGGATTTTCCCCGGAAGAACGCGAACAGGCTTCTGAGCTGATCGATCGGATGATTGCCAATCTTTCCTAG